GATATGTGTTCCTCATTGGGTAAAAAGACGTGATTAATTCCCTTATTTCAAATGCGTTTTAAGAGAAAAAAGAAATAAATGCGGGCTAAATGAGAAAAAAGAAATACTTTTGACCTCAGTTTTCCAAGTGAATTACACTTTTTAAGGAATTTGACGAGAAAAAACCCATTGAAAAGACTTAGACCTCAACTGATTTTTCTTGTGTCCTTTACCAAAAAATGAAAAACTATATTTTGATATAGTGAAGATTAGCACACTTTTTAGCCCAAGTAATTCACAATAATAACACAAAAAAAAGACTTTTGTTCCTTAGAATAAAGAGTATTTCGTACATTTAAACAACTTTCCATAGCCAATAGGCTGGGAAAAAAACTCAAAAAATGGCAAAAAAAATTAAACATAAAAAGAAAAAACAATTTGATTTTTCGAATAAGATTTTAAAATTTTTAGGAAAAAATCCTTCAAAATCTTATAACTATAAACAAGTGGCTGCCCAATTAGAAGTAGTAGATACCCAAGGCAGAAATGAAATTATTAAAGAACTTAAATTCTTACTTTCCAAAACCCTAATCGAAGAAGTTGAACTAGGGAAATATCGCTTTGTACCTAAAGCAAATTACGTAGAAGGTCATATTGATATGACAAGTAAAAAAACGGCGTATTTAGTTAGTGAGGAGTTAGAAGAAGATGTATTCATCCCAACGAACAATCTAAATAAAGCGTTGGATGGCGATTTAGTTAAGGCCTATATCTACAACAAGCGAAAAGGAAGAAAACCGGAAGGAGAAGTTGTGGAAGTTTTAGAACGCCACCGCACGCAATTTGTTGGAGTTATTGATATCCAGAAAAACTTTGCTTTTGTTACGACGGCAGATGCAAAAATGTATACAGATATCTTTATCCCGAAAGACAAGTTTTTAGGAGCACAACCAGGAGATGTTGTTTTGGTTGACTTAGAAGATTGGCCAGAAAAAGCAGATAGTCCGTTTGGTAAAGTAGTCAAAGTATTAGGAAAGCAAGGGGAACACAATACAGAAATCCACGCTATTCTAGCAGAATACGGATTACCCAATGAATTTCCGAAAGAAGTAGAGGAGTTTGCCAACAAACTAGACACTTCGATTCAAGAAGAAGAAGTAGCGAAACGCCGTGATATGCGTGAGGTATTAACCTTTACCATTGACCCAAAAGACGCGAAAGACTTTGATGATGCCTTGTCATTCCAAACGTTAGAAAACGGAAACTATGAGATTGGGATACACATTGCAGACGTATCACACTATGTACGTGAAGGTACAATCTTAGACGATGAAGCCTTTCACCGTGCTACTTCTGTGTATTTAGTGGATCGTACTGTTCCAATGTTACCGGAAGTATTATCGAATTTCGCATGTTCACTTCGACCACATGAAGATAAATATACTTTCTCAGCGGTGTTTGAGATGAATGCCAAAGGCGAGCTTGTCAATTCTTGGTTTGGTCGTACGGTAACACATTCAGATCAACGTATGGCCTATGAAGAGGCACAATACATCATCGAAACACAAGATCGCACCGTTCCAGAATCAATTTCTATTACTGGAGAAGTGCAGGAAATCAGTGAGGAAGTGGCACATGCTGTACTAACGCTGAATAAATTGGCGCATATTTTACGTCAAAAGCGAATGAAAGCAGGGGCTATATCATTTGATAAGGTCGAAGTAAAATTCAACTTAAACAGTGAAAGCGAACCTGTAGGTGTTTTCTTTAAGGAAGCGAAAGACGCCAATCACTTGATTGAGGAATTCATGTTATTAGCTAACCGCAAGGTGTCTGAATTCATAGGGAAACAGAAGAAAACATTTGTGTACCGTATTCACGATGAACCCGATCAAGATAAATTATTTGGTTTACAAGCGATAATTTCAAGATTTGGGCACTCGTTAAACTTTAAATCTCGAGATACAATTTCTAAATCATTAAATGAGCTGTTGAAAAACGTACAAGGGAAGAAGGAACAAAACTTGGTTGATACGTTAGCGATTCGAAGCATGAGTAAAGCGAGCTATTCGACTCAAAATATTGGACACTACGGTTTAGCATTCGATTACTATTCGCACTTTACATCGCCAATTCGTCGTTATCCAGACGTGATGGCTCATCGTTTATTGGAATTTTACCTACACGGCGGGAATTCAGTTAATGCGGAAGAGTATGAAACGAAATGTAAGCACTGTTCAGCGATGGAAAATCTAGCAGCCAATGCAGAGCGCGATAGCATCAAATACATGCAGGTTAAATACATGCAAGATCAAAAGGACAAAGCGTTCACTGGAGTTATCTCAGGCGTTACCGAATGGGGTATTTACGTGGAAATCATTGAAAATAAATGTGAAGGAATGGTGCGTATACGCGAGATCAAGGAAGATTATTATGTATACGATGAAAAACAATATGCACTAATCGGTCAAGCGACACACAACACCCTCCAATTGGGTGATACTGTTGTTGTTTCGGTTAAAAATGCAGATTTAGTAAAAAAACAATTAGACTTTAATTACATACAAAAACTAAGCTAAGATGAAGAAAATTGCTTTATTATTTGTTGCACTTTGTGGAACTATCGGTTTTGCACAAGAAGTAAAAGAAGTAGGGGAGTTTAAGCGCGTAAATGCTTTTGACAAGATTGAGCTAACCTTAATTCCCGCGAAAGAAACAAAGATGGAGGTTTCCGGAAGTAATACAGAAGAAGTCACTTTTGTAAACAAAAATGGAAATCTAAAAATTAAAATGAATTTTGCCAACAGTTTCCAAGGGGGTAATACCCAGGTGAAATTGTATTATAAAGAGCTGGAGGAAATCATTGCAGAAGAAGGCGCTAGTATTGAGAGTAAAGAGGTTGTCAAAGCGACAAACTTAACGATTCACAGCAAAACGGGTGCTTCTGTAGCCTTAAAAGTAGAAGCTGAAAAATTAACGGTGAGAAGTTATACAGGGGGTACAATTAGCCTAACTGGAAAGACGAATACACAAGATATTTTAGCTAATGCTGGAGCTACGGTGTACAATGAGAAATTAAAAAGCAACCAAACCACTGTAACTGTAAATGCTGGTGGTATTGCCAAAGTAAATGCAACAGATTTAGTAGATGCTAAGACTAGGGCAGGAGGAGAAATTATCATCTTCGGCAAGCCTAAAAAAATAAATGAAAAGGTGGTAATGGGCGGTAGCATTAAGAAAGAGAACTAAAAGTATTTATTTTTTTCCTGCGCTAATGTCATAAAAAGCCGTACCTTGCAATAGGTAATTAACATAGGTGCCAATATATCAAGTATATTGGCATTTTTAATTGTGGTAAATGATCGATGATTTAATTACAGGTGTTACCTTAGGTTTCTTCCTAAGTTTCATGATTGGGCCTGTTTTTTTTATTCTTATTGAAACAAGTATAACAAGGGGAATTCGAGCAGCTCTTGCTTTTGACATGGGCGTAATTCTCGCCGATGCTTTGTTCTTCACCATCGCTTTTTTTAGTAGTTTTCGCTTAATCAACTCCATCAAAGATGATCCTGCTTTATTTATTTTTGGCGGATTATTGATGTTGACCTATGGGATTATTTCCTTTGTTAAGCTCAAGAAAGTGCAAGTACACACCATTCAAATTGCACCACCTAACCTAAAAAGAGAATACCTCAACTTATTTGTCAAAGGGTTCTTGTTGAACTTTATCAACGTAGGGGTTTTAGGCTTTTGGCTGGCGATTATCATCACGTTAGGCCCTCAGATGGATATGGATACTGAACGCATGTTTATCTTCTTTTTATTCGCTATTAGTGCCTATTTTATTACGGATATATTCAAAATATTATTGGCAAAGCAATTGAGAAAGAAACTAACCGCTGAAAACATCCTCAAAGTGAAGAAAATCAGCAGTATTCTACTGATCATCTTTGGTTTTGTTATCATGATTAAAGCCTTTATTCCGACATCTGCTAAAGAATTAAATCTACCACTCCCAAAATTAGAACGAAAATAATAGAGATAAAAAAAGGAAGCCAATGGCTTCCTTTTTTGTTGCGTACTTTGTATTTAATATCCTATTTTTCAATTAACAAACGAAAGCGATTCACCCAAATTGATGAAAACAAAAAAGCCCTAACTTTCGTTAGAGCTTTTAGTAAGTCGGGGTGGCAGGATTCGAACCTGCGACCTCCTGGTCCCAAACCAGGCGCGATGACCGGGCTACGCTACACCCCGCTTTCGGTATCGTGAGTGCAAATATACGGCAAAAATTCAATCTGTCAATAGTTTCAGCTACTTTTTTTACATAAAATTTATTTTTAATTGTAAGTGGTTAAGAATTAGATAGAAATGGGGAGGCGATGAGAAAGGGTGAGGCGGTGTGAAGGTGAAATCGAAACGAAGTGTAGATTCATCGAATACCAAAATAAATATAAACCCATGAGATAGATGGGGTGAAGGTGTGAGAGTATAAAGGTGGAGATGGTGAGGCGGTGTGAGAGTATGAAGGTGGAGGGGGTGTGAGAGTATGAAGGTGGAGAGGGTGAGGTGAGAAGGTGCTTGAACACTGTACCAAAAATCATAAACGAAAAAAGGATAGCTTTCGCTATCCTTTTTCTGAGGCATCGAGCGGATTCGAACCGCTGTAGACGGTTTTGCAGACCGCTTCCTAGCCACTCGGACACGATGCCGTATCCATTAATTGGATGCAAACTTACTACTATTTTTTAAATTTAAAAACCTATTTAGTGAGTTTTTTGCGCCCAATGCAATGAAAACTATCTAACTCCTTGCATTTCAACAGTTACGTATTCTACATCTCCGCCAATTGGTGGGTTAATTTTTGAAACGGCCACCGTTACTTTGTCTACGAGCTTTATTTCTAACAGTACGCGGTCAATAATTCGTTGTACAACTGTTTCTAATAGATTCGAACGCTTGTCCATTTCTTCTTTGACAATTTGGTTCAACTGCACATAGTCAACCGCATGTACCAACTGATCTGTTGCTGCAGCATCTCTAAAATTCCCTGCAGCTGTTACATCTACACGGTATTCTGACCCGATTTTTGCTTCTTCTGGCATACAGCCATGGAACGAAAATGTTCTGATATTGTTGAGTCTAATAATCCCCATGATATCCTTCTTTATAGTTTAAAAGCTAAAATTACGACTATTTTTAGTTAGATATCCTCTTTTGTCTGGGTAAAATACGTCAAACTTCTATAGTTTTTTGATACCTTTGTAGTTATAATATTTATATCCATGTCAACAAAAGAGAAATCATTAAATTTTATTGAGCAAATCATTGAAGAAGATTTAAAAAATGGTTTGCCAACAGAAAAACTACATTTCCGTTTTCCGCCTGAGCCTAATGGTTATTTACACGTAGGTCATGCGAGTTCTATTTGTTTAAACTTTGGATTGGGATTAAAGTACAATGCGCCAGTAAACTTGCGTTTTGACGATACGAATCCCTCAAAAGAAGAACAGGAATTTGTTGACGCAATCAAATACGATGTAGAGTGGCTAGGATATCAATGGGCAAATGAAGTTTATGCCTCGGATTATTTCCAGCAATTATACGATTGGGCAGTACGCATGATCCAAGAAGGGAAGGCTTATGTAGATAGTCAGACTTCAGAGGAGATGGCCCAACAGAAAGGAACACCAACAGTAGCAGGGGTAAATAGCCCTTATAGAGATAGAAGTGTAGAAGAGAACCTTGATTTATTCGAGCGAATGAAAAAAGGGGAATTTGCAGAAGGAACCCATATTTTACGTGCTAAGATTGATATGGCACATACCAATATGTTAATGCGCGATCCTATTATGTACCGCATCATCAATAAAGCACACCACCGCACACAAAACGATTGGTGTATTTATCCGATGTACGACTGGGCACATGGAGAAAGTGATTACTTAGAAAGCATTTCACATTCCTTCTGTACGCTTGAGTTTTTACCTCACAGAGAATTATATGATTGGTTCTTAGATCAGGTGGTAGAGGAGGAGAATATCCGTCCAAAACAACGTGAATTTGCACGTAGAAACTTATCTCATACAGTTGTAAGTAAACGCAAATTAGCAAAACTAGTTGCTGAAGGTCATGTAACAGGATGGGATGATCCTAGAATGTCTACAATTTCGGGTTTAAGAAGAAGAGGATATACGCCAGCTTCAATCCGCAACTATGCTGATACAATCGGAATTGCAAAACGCGATAACTTAATTGATGTTTCATTGTTGGAATTCTGTGTTCGCGAGGATTTAAACAAAATCGCTCCACGTGTGATGGCGGTTCTAGATCCAGTGAAATTAGTTATTACAAACTATCCTGAAGGACAAGAAGAGTGGTTAGATGCAGAAAACAACCCGGAAGAAGAAGTAATGACATTCAGAACGGTTCCTTTTTCAAGAGAATTATACATCGAGAGAGAAGACTTTAAAGAAGAAGCAAATAGCAAATTCTTCCGTTTAACATTAGGAAAAGAAGTACGTCTTAAGAATGCTTATATCATCAAAGGAGAAAGGGTAATAAAAGATGAAGAGGGTAATATCACAGAGATTCACGTAACCTATGATCCAGACAGTAAAAGTGGAAGTGGAACAGAGGCAAGCAAACGAAAAGTAAAAGGAACGATTCACTGGGTTTCTATTCCACATGCAGTAGAAGCAGAGATTCGCATATACGATCGTTTGTTTATCAATGAAAATCCAGATGGAAATAAAGAAGTGGACTTCTTAGAATTCATCAATCCGAATTCGCTATCAGTAATCAAAGGATATTTAGAACCTAGTTTACAAGAAGCAAAAGAAGGAGATAAATTCCAATTCCAACGCATGGGATACTTCTGTGTAGACAAAGATAGTACAGCAAATCACCTTGTATTTAACAAGACTGTAGGGCTTAGAGATACTTGGGCTAAATTAGATCAGAACTAATATTTTTTAGTAATAAAACTCAAAAAAGGTGTTTTTAACGTTATATTAACGGGTAAAAGCACCTTTTTTTATTAACTTTATGAGATAACCATAAAATTTAATTATTATGTCAGATCGTTTAGGTAGTACATTAGCAGCTTTAGTAGCTGGAGCAGCAATAGGAGTAGGTATTGGAATACTGTTCGCTCCTGATGAAGGAAAGAAAACGAGAAAAAAAATCAGAAGATCGTTTGATGAGTCGAAAGATGAGCTTTCCCACAAAATTGATGATTTAAAAAAACAAGTGCGCAGTGTTGTCGATCGCAAATCAAATAGCATCGAAGATGGTATTGAGGATTTCATCAATTCAGCTGGCAAAAAAAGAGATGAGGTAATTTCTGCTTTAGAGCATAAATTAGCTGAGCTTAAAAAGCAAGGAAAAGAATTGGCAGAAAGCGCAAAAAAATAATCCGTTTATAACAACTGAAGCATGGCATTCCAAGAAATCAAAAACAACATTAACGAAATAAAGGAGCATTCGGAACAATACCTCAATACGAGTATGGACTATTTCCGTTTGTGGGGACTTAAGATTACGGCAAAAACTGCAATCATTTTCATGACTGTATTTGCGGTAGGTGTCTTTTTTCTACTTTCGCTATTCTTTGTCTCTTTATTTGCAGCAATCGCTATTGGCGAGCAAGTGGAGAGTAAGTCGCTTGGTTTCCTCTATGTTGGATTATTTTATTTATTAATTAGCATTGTTGTCTTTACTTTTCGAAAATATATTGTCGATAGACCCCTAATTAAAAAGCTTTCAGAGGCTATTTTTAATGAGTAAGACCGTAAATATTACACTACTATGAGAAAGAGTTATTCCTCCTTTGAGCAAATTAATCAAGATTTACAGATTTTACGTATTGAAAGGGAGATCCATTATCAGAAAATTAATTTGGCTTTTGACGAATTGAAAGAAGATGTGGCGCCACAAAATCTAATTAAAAACACATTGGGTTCGGCTGGATCGCTATTGCGAAACTCTGGTGGTATACAGACCTTACTTGTAACGTCTATTTTGAAGTATTTCATTCGAAAGTTTAGAAAATAAAACAGCTAATCACACTGATAGCATTCAGGTTATCCTATAGAAAAGGTAATAGGAGTAGATTTTTTGTATGATACAGAAAATCGCTCTTATTACCTTTTTCATTTTTATTTCACTTCAGGGCTCCTTGCCTTCTGCTGTCCTAGCATATATTGAATTCTTTCCGCCTCGTTTATAGGCCTCTTTTGCTGTTTTCCTTGTGCATCATAACAGTCATATCGAATTACTTCTTCTTGAACCACTTCAACTCGCTCTATCTGTTTTATTTGTTTTGGAACCACTGCACCAAACCAATCTTCATCTGCTTCAGATTCCCAAAGGACCCCATATAAAACCGTTCCTACAGGATACGAAGGATGTTCAGGTGATTTAGAAAAATGAAATGCAATCGAATTTCCATAAATAACCAACATGCTTTGATCCTTTGGATATAGGCAACTGGTAAGCACTTGAAGCGACTGTGGATTTTCTGGTACATCCCCAAATGGATAAAACACAAGAGGTTCCTTCAATTCTACTGGTGCTTTTGAGGTACAGCTCATTGCAACAACTCCAATAATACCCCAAACAATTAGTTTTATGTTTATTTGTTTCATCCGTTTTCTATTTTAAATCAAAAGGTTTTGTAAAGACGTAATCGCTTTCTTTTTGTGGTTTATGGCAATTCATGCATTCCATTACAAAAGCTGTGGTTTCGCCATACGGTTTTAATTGAGGTCCTTTCCATCTCGCCCAGCCCCAACCTGCAGTATACTTGTATTTATGAGCATCTTTAAACATAAATTCAACCTGTACAAATTCTCCCATTGAAATACTTCCATCCTCATTTACCTGCTGTTTCCAAGCCGCTTTCGCCAAAATGGTACCCTCCGGC
The window above is part of the Myroides odoratus DSM 2801 genome. Proteins encoded here:
- the rnr gene encoding ribonuclease R, with the protein product MAKKIKHKKKKQFDFSNKILKFLGKNPSKSYNYKQVAAQLEVVDTQGRNEIIKELKFLLSKTLIEEVELGKYRFVPKANYVEGHIDMTSKKTAYLVSEELEEDVFIPTNNLNKALDGDLVKAYIYNKRKGRKPEGEVVEVLERHRTQFVGVIDIQKNFAFVTTADAKMYTDIFIPKDKFLGAQPGDVVLVDLEDWPEKADSPFGKVVKVLGKQGEHNTEIHAILAEYGLPNEFPKEVEEFANKLDTSIQEEEVAKRRDMREVLTFTIDPKDAKDFDDALSFQTLENGNYEIGIHIADVSHYVREGTILDDEAFHRATSVYLVDRTVPMLPEVLSNFACSLRPHEDKYTFSAVFEMNAKGELVNSWFGRTVTHSDQRMAYEEAQYIIETQDRTVPESISITGEVQEISEEVAHAVLTLNKLAHILRQKRMKAGAISFDKVEVKFNLNSESEPVGVFFKEAKDANHLIEEFMLLANRKVSEFIGKQKKTFVYRIHDEPDQDKLFGLQAIISRFGHSLNFKSRDTISKSLNELLKNVQGKKEQNLVDTLAIRSMSKASYSTQNIGHYGLAFDYYSHFTSPIRRYPDVMAHRLLEFYLHGGNSVNAEEYETKCKHCSAMENLAANAERDSIKYMQVKYMQDQKDKAFTGVISGVTEWGIYVEIIENKCEGMVRIREIKEDYYVYDEKQYALIGQATHNTLQLGDTVVVSVKNADLVKKQLDFNYIQKLS
- a CDS encoding head GIN domain-containing protein, coding for MKKIALLFVALCGTIGFAQEVKEVGEFKRVNAFDKIELTLIPAKETKMEVSGSNTEEVTFVNKNGNLKIKMNFANSFQGGNTQVKLYYKELEEIIAEEGASIESKEVVKATNLTIHSKTGASVALKVEAEKLTVRSYTGGTISLTGKTNTQDILANAGATVYNEKLKSNQTTVTVNAGGIAKVNATDLVDAKTRAGGEIIIFGKPKKINEKVVMGGSIKKEN
- a CDS encoding LysE family translocator; amino-acid sequence: MIDDLITGVTLGFFLSFMIGPVFFILIETSITRGIRAALAFDMGVILADALFFTIAFFSSFRLINSIKDDPALFIFGGLLMLTYGIISFVKLKKVQVHTIQIAPPNLKREYLNLFVKGFLLNFINVGVLGFWLAIIITLGPQMDMDTERMFIFFLFAISAYFITDIFKILLAKQLRKKLTAENILKVKKISSILLIIFGFVIMIKAFIPTSAKELNLPLPKLERK
- the folB gene encoding dihydroneopterin aldolase; translated protein: MGIIRLNNIRTFSFHGCMPEEAKIGSEYRVDVTAAGNFRDAAATDQLVHAVDYVQLNQIVKEEMDKRSNLLETVVQRIIDRVLLEIKLVDKVTVAVSKINPPIGGDVEYVTVEMQGVR
- a CDS encoding glutamine--tRNA ligase/YqeY domain fusion protein, with the protein product MSTKEKSLNFIEQIIEEDLKNGLPTEKLHFRFPPEPNGYLHVGHASSICLNFGLGLKYNAPVNLRFDDTNPSKEEQEFVDAIKYDVEWLGYQWANEVYASDYFQQLYDWAVRMIQEGKAYVDSQTSEEMAQQKGTPTVAGVNSPYRDRSVEENLDLFERMKKGEFAEGTHILRAKIDMAHTNMLMRDPIMYRIINKAHHRTQNDWCIYPMYDWAHGESDYLESISHSFCTLEFLPHRELYDWFLDQVVEEENIRPKQREFARRNLSHTVVSKRKLAKLVAEGHVTGWDDPRMSTISGLRRRGYTPASIRNYADTIGIAKRDNLIDVSLLEFCVREDLNKIAPRVMAVLDPVKLVITNYPEGQEEWLDAENNPEEEVMTFRTVPFSRELYIEREDFKEEANSKFFRLTLGKEVRLKNAYIIKGERVIKDEEGNITEIHVTYDPDSKSGSGTEASKRKVKGTIHWVSIPHAVEAEIRIYDRLFINENPDGNKEVDFLEFINPNSLSVIKGYLEPSLQEAKEGDKFQFQRMGYFCVDKDSTANHLVFNKTVGLRDTWAKLDQN
- a CDS encoding YtxH domain-containing protein; protein product: MSDRLGSTLAALVAGAAIGVGIGILFAPDEGKKTRKKIRRSFDESKDELSHKIDDLKKQVRSVVDRKSNSIEDGIEDFINSAGKKRDEVISALEHKLAELKKQGKELAESAKK
- a CDS encoding DUF6327 family protein gives rise to the protein MRKSYSSFEQINQDLQILRIEREIHYQKINLAFDELKEDVAPQNLIKNTLGSAGSLLRNSGGIQTLLVTSILKYFIRKFRK